A single genomic interval of Gossypium raimondii isolate GPD5lz chromosome 11, ASM2569854v1, whole genome shotgun sequence harbors:
- the LOC105802512 gene encoding phenylacetaldehyde reductase, translated as MNTAEKVVCVTGASGYVASWLVKLLLQRGYTVKATVRDPSDPKKTQHLLALDGAKERLHLLKAELLEEGCFDSIVDGCHGVFHTASPVIFSATDPQAELIDPAIKGTLNVLKSCAKVPSIKRVVITASIVSVVYNGKPLTSDVVVDETWFSDSRFCEKNKLWYMASKTLAEEAAWRFAEEKKMDLVVLNPGFVVGPLLQPSLNYTSEVVLAHTRGENIFPSSIYWLVDVQDVAYAHIQAFEIPSATGRYCLVERVVEFPEILKTLNELYPTLGLERKCEELHKPLKRTYQVSQEKAKSLGLSFTTWERSLRETVESLKEKGFLSI; from the exons ATGAATACAGCAGAGAAGGTGGTGTGTGTAACCGGAGCCTCTGGTTACGTAGCTTCATGGCTCGTTAAGCTTTTACTACAACGCGGCTACACTGTTAAAGCCACTGTTCGTGACCCAA GTGATCCAAAAAAGACACAGCACTTGCTTGCCCTTGATGGGGCTAAGGAAAGGCTTCATTTGTTGAAGGCAGAGTTGTTGGAGGAAGGATGCTTTGACTCTATAGTGGATGGATGCCATGGTGTTTTCCATACAGCCTCCCCTGTCATCTTTTCAGCTACAGACCCACAG GCAGAACTAATTGATCCAGCAATCAAGGGTACACTGAATGTTCTTAAATCATGTGCCAAAGTTCCTTCCATCAAGAGAGTTGTCATAACAGCTTCTATCGTCTCAGTCGTATACAACGGAAAACCTTTGACTTCTGATGTGGTGGTCGATGAGACTTGGTTTTCAGATTCACGTTTTTGTGAGAAAAATAAG CTTTGGTATATGGCCTCAAAAACTTTAGCAGAGGAAGCTGCTTGGAGGTTTGCAGAAGAGAAGAAGATGGACTTGGTTGTACTTAATCCAGGATTTGTGGTTGGTCCTCTTTTACAGCCATCTCTAAATTACACTTCAGAGGTGGTTCTAGCCCACACAAGAG GAGAAAACATTTTTCCTAGTTCAATCTATTGGCTTGTTGATGTTCAAGATGTTGCATATGCACATATTCAAGCATTTGAGATTCCTTCAGCTACTGGCAGATATTGCTTAGTGGAAAGAGTTGTAGAGTTTCCGGAGATTCTGAAGACCTTGAATGAGCTTTATCCTACTTTGGGCCTCGAAAGAAA ATGTGAAGAACTTCACAAGCCTCTTAAGCGTACATACCAGGTGTCCCAGGAGAAAGCAAAAAGTTTGGGTCTCAGCTTCACTACTTGGGAGAGGAGTCTCCGGGAAACTGTTGAAAGCTTGAAGGAGAAAGGATTCTTAAGCATTTGA
- the LOC105802509 gene encoding cation/H(+) antiporter 2 → MEAAEKATCRSVDNFNPLITTIFQVSCILVISHMFHILLKPLGQPGPFAQLLAGVVVGPTLLSRIRRVEDFFIQASSAEYYMFFSFLCRMLFMFSIGLETDIPYLKRNIRVVSIVAGGGIILSSICAAPLLWLLIKVFTVTKSRFPFYLLIFTVLANSASPVVIRMIAESKFDNADLGRLAIYSSLISEMSCVAFVATLTACSSTIRLVGAIIATLVTVLLIFLNNYLPFVFNKRNRHNRFLTNSELFLIIFILLAISLLVESAGYTAITCCFLAGLMFPREGKTCRTLLHKLTYAVNTFVLPVYFGYTGFQFNISKIFNKLTLILTVLIILLSAGTKIVATLAACYYLKIPRNESLILSFLLNMKGNYDLIIINSPPVPKMLWENDIHDLFLSVVVLKTLILAPVVAIWLNRGEFCGHYPTTLEILNPESELRMMACAYIPRHVSGYLSLISALSGCPNATLNPYVAHLVELRKKKKSKLMYHQLEDGDQYSDEEEYGGNDVVQITNALDSFISETKIPVHEAKIVSSFLTINQDVCNGAVDLRVSIIFLPFHKHQRVDGKMENSMEGIRTINQKVIRHAPCSVGIFLDRGQTGFQQPHGSLSVQNIATFFFGGPDDREALACSKRILMHSQVSLTVFRFIQANSSIQNSWISDASHKDEEVVMAISSIGTENEMDNVFVDSFYNRYVAQGKASLIEKYVSDGAETLVALREILDNMYSLVIVGKGGRENSSLTIGMSDWEECPELGLVGDLLASSEMNFSGSLLVIQQHRHSEEDEAFITP, encoded by the exons ATGGAGGCAGCAGAAAAGGCAACGTGTCGATCAGTGGACAATTTTAACCCTTTGATCACAACCATCTTTCAGGTCTCCTGCATTCTTGTCATTTCTCATATGTTTCACATTCTATTGAAACCCCTGGGACAACCTGGACCCTTTGCACAACTCCTT GCTGGTGTTGTGGTAGGCCCTACATTGTTGTCCCGCATACGCAGAGTTGAGGATTTCTTCATCCAGGCATCTTCTGCAGAGTACTATATGTTTTTCTCATTCTTATGTCGAATGCTATTCATGTTCTCCATTGGCTTGGAAACAGATATTCCATATTTAAAGCGCAACATTCGTGTTGTAAGTATAGTGGCTGGAGGGGGTATAATCCTGTCCTCCATCTGTGCTGCACCTCTCTTGTGGTTGCTTATCAAGGTTTTCACAGTGACTAAGAGCCGCTTTCCATTCTACCTTCTTATCTTTACAGTCTTAGCAAATTCAGCGTCTCCTGTAGTCATTCGGATGATTGCAGAATCCAAGTTTGACAATGCTGATTTAGGCCGCTTGGCAATTTATTCTTCCCTCATCAGTGAAATGTCTTGCGTTGCATTTGTCGCTACACTTACCGCCTGCTCCTCCACCATAAGACTCGTGGGTGCAATCATTGCTACTCTTGTCACCGTGCTCCTTATCTTTCTCAACAATTATCTACCTTTCGTTTTCAACAAAAGGAACCGCCACAATAGATTCCTCACTAACAGCGAACTTTTCCTCATCATATTTATTCTCTTGGCTATCTCACTGCTTGTGGAATCCGCTGGCTACACAGCTATAACCTGTTGTTTCCTGGCAGGCCTCATGTTCCCTAGGGAAGGCAAAACATGTCGGACATTGCTACATAAACTCACTTACGCTGTAAATACATTCGTTCTTCCCGTATACTTTGGCTACACCGGATTCCAGTTTAATATAAGTAAGATCTTTAATAAACTAACTCTTATTCTCACTGTCCTAATCATCCTGCTCAGTGCTGGCACTAAAATTGTGGCCACCCTTGCCGCTTGTTATTACCTCAAGATCCCAAGGAATGAGTCTCTAATCCTTTCTTTCTTACTCAACATGAAAGGCAACTACGACCTTATAATCATTAATTCTCCTCCAGTACCCAAA ATGCTGTGGGAAAATGATATTCATGATTTGTTTTTGAGTGTAGTAGTTCTCAAGACATTGATCCTAGCACCAGTGGTTGCCATTTGGTTGAACAGAGGAGAGTTTTGTGGTCATTACCCTACAACACTGGAAATACTTAATCCAGAGAGTGAGCTTCGAATGATGGCTTGTGCATACATCCCACGCCATGTTTCAGGCTATCTTAGCCTGATCTCAGCATTGAGTGGTTGTCCTAATGCAACTCTCAATCCTTACGTGGCACATCTAGTGGAGCTTcgcaagaaaaagaaaagcaaattgaTGTACCATCAACTGGAAGATGGTGATCAGTACAGCGACGAGGAAGAGTATGGTGGAAATGATGTGGTACAGATCACTAACGCTCTCGACTCCTTCATTTCAGAGACCAAAATTCCGGTCCATGAAGCTAAGATTGTATCATCCTTTTTAACCATAAACCAAGATGTGTGCAATGGTGCTGTGGACTTGCGTGTGTCTATTATATTCCTTCCTTTTCACAAGCACCAAAGAGTTGACGGGAAAATGGAAAATAGCATGGAGGGCATACGGACTATAAACCAAAAAGTTATTCGGCATGCCCCGTGTTCGGTCGGTATATTTTTGGATCGTGGACAAACTGGGTTCCAGCAACCACATGGCTCTCTCTCTGTGCAAAATATAGCAACCTTCTTCTTTGGCGGCCCTGATGATCGTGAGGCTTTAGCATGTAGCAAGAGAATTTTGATGCATAGTCAAGTTAGTTTGACGGTCTTCCGCTTCATACAAGCCAATTCAAGTATACAGAATTCGTGGATTAGCGATGCATCCCACAAGGATGAGGAGGTGGTCATGGCAATATCGAGTATTGGGACAGAGAACGAGATGGACAATGTCTTTGTAGATTCCTTTTATAACAGGTATGTGGCACAGGGTAAAGCCAGTTTGATTGAGAAGTACGTGAGTGATGGGGCAGAGACATTAGTGGCTCTGAGAGAGATATTGGACAACATGTATTCATTGGTGATAGTAGGGAAGGGAGGGAGAGAGAATAGCTCCTTGACAATTGGTATGAGTGATTGGGAGGAGTGTCCAGAGCTTGGGTTGGTTGGGGATCTCCTGGCATCTTCAGAAATGAACTTCAGTGGCTCCCTCTTGGTCATCCAACAACACCGGCACTCCGAGGAGGATGAGGCCTTCATCACTCCATAG
- the LOC105802511 gene encoding malonyl-CoA:anthocyanidin 5-O-glucoside-6''-O-malonyltransferase: MGSSCTVNILEIAQIKPSLESSNFTIEFSLPLTFFDSFWFTYPPVEGLLFYNLNDLTPADFGSEILPKLKQSLSLTLRHYLPLAGSLKWPSDAPRPFILYAPDDGVSVIVAESDADFHRLSSNGVYEAVELHLLIPHLRSSDDSASILAIQITFFPSQGFSIGITAHHTVLEGKTTSMFMKSWAYLCRLGNKENPGLPLELIPSFDREIIKDPTGLDLDILYLNQRLICSSGNKSLKVPTNKRATPNLVRATVTLSQEDFKKMREKVLSKSPDSSKTPHLSDFALTLGYVASSIVKARGGAGDRSVCLGFTADCRHRLDPPVPETYFGNCNVILADISKARGYMDFENGFAFGAVKVSNMVKGLKEKGVFEGAKDRLTPLFKIAKEPPGSVQKLIVAGSPRFDLYKTDFGWGRPWKVVLVSIDKNEAISMAESRDGNRGIEVGLALKKPEMERFLSMFLKDV, from the coding sequence ATGGGATCTTCATGTACTGTGAACATCCTTGAGATTGCTCAAATCAAACCATCCCTTGAATCATCGAACTTTACCATTGAATTCTCTTTGCCGCTCACTTTCTTCGACAGTTTCTGGTTCACATACCCACCAGTTGAGGGACTCCTTTTTTACAACCTTAACGACTTAACCCCTGCAGATTTCGGCTCAGAAATCCTCCCCAAACTCAAGCAATCTCTTTCTCTAACGCTGCGTCATTACCTCCCCCTCGCTGGCAGCCTCAAGTGGCCATCAGATGCCCCCAGACCTTTCATTTTGTACGCTCCGGATGATGGAGTTTCAGTCATAGTTGCCGAGTCTGATGCAGACTTTCACCGTCTCTCCAGCAATGGAGTCTATGAAGCTGTTGAGTTACATCTTTTAATACCCCACCTGAGATCCTCAGATGATTCCGCATCAATTCTAGCTATTCAAATAACCTTTTTTCCTAGTCAAGGTTTTTCCATTGGAATCACAGCTCATCATACAGTTCTTGAAGGAAAAACTACATCCATGTTTATGAAATCCTGGGCTTACCTATGCAGGCTAGGGAATAAAGAAAACCCTGGGTTGCCACTAGAACTAATCCCATCTTTTGATAGGGAAATTATCAAGGATCCTACAGGGCTTGACCTTGATATTCTATACTTGAACCAACGGTTAATATGTTCTAGTGGTAATAAAAGCTTGAAGGTTCCAACAAACAAAAGAGCAACTCCTAATCTAGTTCGAGCCACAGTTACGCTTAGTCAGGAAGATTTCAAGAAAATGAGGGAAAAGGTATTGTCTAAATCACCTGATAGCTCAAAAACTCCGCATTTATCAGATTTTGCGCTTACTCTGGGTTATGTAGCTAGTTCCATTGTTAAAGCAAGAGGTGGAGCAGGTGATAGAAGCGTGTGTCTTGGATTCACAGCTGATTGCAGGCACCGTTTAGACCCACCTGTCCCAGAAACCTATTTTGGAAACTGTAATGTTATTCTAGCAGATATATCAAAGGCCAGAGGTTACATGGACTTCGAAAACGGGTTTGCATTTGGTGCAGTAAAAGTAAGCAATATGGTGAAGGGATTAAAAGAGAAAGGGGTTTTCGAAGGAGCAAAAGATAGGCTGACACCCCTTTTCAAAATAGCTAAAGAGCCACCAGGATCTGTGCAAAAACTTATAGTTGCGGGATCGCCACGATTTGATCTTTACAAAACCGATTTTGGATGGGGAAGGCCGTGGAAAGTGGTGCTTGTTTCCATTGATAAGAATGAAGCTATTTCCATGGCTGAAAGTAGAGATGGGAATAGGGGAATAGAAGTTGGCTTGGCCTTGAAGAAGCCTGAAATGGAGCGGTTTCTCTCCATGTTTCTCAAAGATGTTTAA